From one Pempheris klunzingeri isolate RE-2024b chromosome 5, fPemKlu1.hap1, whole genome shotgun sequence genomic stretch:
- the hmg20a gene encoding high mobility group protein 20A has protein sequence MDEQTGSPGANTDNSGQRNGDEKPRRGSWTKGRKRKKPMKDSNAPKAPLTGYVRFMNDRREQLRAERPDVPFPEITRMLGNEWSKLPPEEKQRYLDEAERDKERYMRELEKYQKTEAYKHFTRKVQEKQKGKRHRGDVGHQVSNEALHEKDGEGKDRTVFDIPIFTEEFLNHSKAREAEMRQLRKTNMEYEERNAALQKHVESMRGAVDRLEGDVMQERGRNGLLHQHLETLRQALTSSFSSIPLPGSGETPTLDTVDSYMKKLHSIIVSNPQEHENLITTVRDVVNRLDR, from the exons ATGGATGAGCAGACGGGCTCTCCTGGAGCCAACACCGACAACAGCGGCCAGAGAAATGGAGACGAG AAGCCCCGACGTGGCAGCTGGAccaaggggaggaagaggaagaagccaATGAAGGACAGCAACGCACCCAAGGCCCCCCTAACGGGCTACGTACGCTTCATGAACGACAGACGGGAGCAGCTACGGGCCGAGCGTCCAGACGTGCCCTTTCCAGAGATTACGAGGATGCTGGGCAACGAGTGGAGCAAGCTTCCCCCCGAGGAGAAGCAG CGATACTTGGATGAGGCGGAGCGAGATAAGGAGCGCTACATGCGGGAGCTGGAGAAGTACCAGAAGACGGAGGCCTACAAACATTTCACCAGGAAGGTCCAGGAGAAGCAGAAGGGCAAGCGGCACAGGGGAG ATGTTGGGCACCAGGTATCCAACGAGGCTCTTCACGAG AAGGATGGAGAAGGGAAGGACAGAACTGTGTTTGACATACCCATCTTTACGGAGGAGTTCCTCAACCACAGCAAAG CACGTGAAGCAGAGATGCGACAGCTGCGAAAGACCAATATGGAGTACGAGGAGCGCAACGCAGCGCTGCAGAAACACGTGGAGAGCATGCGCGGCGCAGTAGACAGGCTGGAGGGCGACGTGATGCAAGAGAGGGGACGAAACGGGCTCCTCCACCAGCACCTGGAGACCCTGCGCCAGGCGCTCAcctccagcttctcctccatACCTCTGCCAG GGAGCGGGGAGACGCCCACTCTGGACACCGTTGACTCCTACATGAAAAAGCTCCACAGCATCATTGTCAGTAACCCCCAAGAACACGAGAATCTCATCACCACCGTGAGAGATGTGGTCAACCGTTTGGACAG ATAA